gcgagtggcgtgggagcgatggatgacagagggcgaacacagctttactaagaaaaggaggcagcgccgggcgagttacgccacaatttgtgaatggattgcggatgcttgggctaacgtgtctgcttgcactgttgttcgagctttcgtaaaagccagcataatttctgaggagccgcacgataacgagactgactccgacaatgacgagagggaacctggcgtgtttgatggagaacttgcccagctgttcattttgtatacagaacatgaggattgatcaaaaaataacatgagtacattgttaaatacttcaataacgtacaaccgaactcagttttcctcctgctgcctttttaaaaacattgttttagcgtgcatgcatgctaccgtatgttttaagctagcgtatgttttaccatgcctgcgcccaataatacagtgggCCTTGTGtacgtgttaaatacagaaatagaccccgtagctgagactgcgccttttaatgcggcggtgcaccttatggtcatgaaaatacggtaattgaaCACAAACCTTATATAtttgcaggaagccatgacttattctgttgtatgactgGGGAGAGGTGAATACAgttttattgtacttttttgCTATCCAagggaagagcatttaattgttctgcctgtcacgatGTGCTGCCGGCATAGATAGAACATATATTTCTGATTAATAAAGCATGATTTAAATTCTAATACAATAATAGAAATTATTAATAATGCTGTGAAGATATACTTTCAGTTTTAACCTAACTATACAAGAGAACTTATTTTCCTAAGAGTCAACGTGTACCGAACAGAAAACCATGACCACAAAACCGAGATACGAACTGAACCATGGATTTTAGTAACAGTTGCATCCCTAATATATTCTGATCAGATCTGCGATTGGGTACGCCATCCCTAATATATTATGATCAGAGCAGTGATTGGGTATCAGTTAATTGCAATTTGCTAATCTGTAATTGGCTCCAAAAATACTGAATGTGTAAAGCCTACACTTGACCACAAGTTTAGGGCATTTGACCAGTCTcctgttttcttcattttttgggCTATGGGGGTAGGGTGGTAAGATGAAAGCCttatctgacaaaaaaaaaggaaacacacaCTTGAACTCTCCCAAATGCCTCTGGGATAATGCGGTCgggtccaatgaaaccaagattGAACTTTTTGTCCATAAATTTAAGGGTGTTTGGCACAaccacaacactgctcatcatcggctacgttcacactgcagcgCATGTccaacatcattttttttagctgagcctcacacttttttttttttttttaaatcaggaagTCAGACTTATTTCAAAAGCTAAGTCACAGGTCTATTTTAAAAGCAGTAACAATCATTTAAAAGCCGAATCTCTGGTGCTAGCAGGTGCTTTACCTTGGTCATATCTTGGGGATCAGGGACAACAAACATGCCTGGAGGCGGCTCCTTGTAGATAGACATGATATCCCtgcaacacaaaataacaaTGATATCCCTGCAACACAAAATAACAGGTCACTCGTTCAACAAGTGGTTTTCAAGGGGTCtacatatttaaaattaaaataaagtatgaTTACCATTTTTGTAACAACTCACATTACCGAACGTCTCCATAAAGTTGATATACTCTCAGTTCTAacttattagaaaaaaaaaaaaaaagggggggggggtgttcatGCAAGTTCAGTTTTGATTTCATTGTTGAAAAGTAGATTACCTCTTTATCCTTAAAATTGCAGGCTGTGAAGTCTTTTCATTGTCCCAGTCCGTACTACGGGTCGGGTCCCAGGAAGCAGCGTATACCTGTGTTAAGGGGTCCGGTTCGGCCACCCCGGCGACCCCTTGCCCAGCACCCTGAAGTGGTGAAGAGGTGTGTACGTTTGTTGATACCGACACGACCGGTGGAGATACGCCAAAAGCGTTCCAGAAGTTCGTCTGAGTAGCCGCAAGGCCATCCATTGGGGACCCTTCAGGGCTTAGGCCACTCTGGTCACCCTCAAAAGCCGAAACTGTATTGGGGATGAGGGGTGCACCCGTCAGAGAGTTAGCCAAAGTCTGTGGCGAGGATCCACCGCTTTGTCCGGTGACGCCAGAGCCAAGTGTATCACCGGTTGACGCATCTCCAATGCTGTCCGCCATAGCTCGCAGGCTACCAAGCTGGAGCTAAAATGCTGGTGTTAAACAATTTATACAAATTGTCAGAAGCATTGACAGCTAAGCGACAAGTCTGAAGTCTCTCCGCTTGTGTCGTAGTTCTGTGGTATCAACGAAACAACGACCCTTGACGAAAGGAGGCCAGAAAAGGAGAGATTTCTTCCCCTGGCATAGTAGCTTTTCTCGTTAGCTTCACTGTGGTTTCTGCAGGCCTAAAAAGTAGAAAAGGGCCAGCAAACTCACGTCTTCCGCATTGTTAGTCTCTGAGACAACGTACCAGCAGGTTACGTTGACTTAAAAGAATATAGGtcccaaataaaaaatattcttaccACCGGTACCCAGGTCAGACCCTCAAGAAGGCTCAATTTCGACATCAGATGTCGTCCCAAGTCAAGATACAAACGTATGGTAATTGGGAACTTCCGGTAAGTCTTCAGAGTAAGTACGATTTAAAGTAAACGTATTTGTCGTAATTATACAACGTATTgacacactttaaacacttgTGCCCTCGTCATAAATACtgcataaattattattaattattataataaataataatagaagTAGAGCGGTAATtatgaaaacaattataaaCCTGAGTGCTCGTTTTCCAAGCACATATTTAACCCACAAATATTAACCAAATACTGTAGTGTTATACAAATCTATTCTGCACTGctcagccacaacattaggtacacagtACGATAGACCAGTACAAGAGCTTTGCCGCTTTAATCAACACTATGAGAAGTGTTCATGGTTGTAGCGTGCAGTGACGTAACTGATTTATCACACTGAAAGGTGTTTcgaatattttggttaccatCTTGGAGACATGGGATCAAGTCACACTTGTAAATCTTGAGTCTCAAGACTTAACCTTTTAGTCTCTAGCAAGTCCTCAGAGGCATTTTTCCTTGGGCAAGTGAGCTCATATATTATTTCAAGTCATTGTAAAATGTAACTCTTGAGTGTGTGCTCTGTGGTCTcttcagatgggataggctccagcacgcccgcgatcctagtgaggcgaggacggaaaattaatgaatgaattaatgttcaTTGGCGGTTGTGATGTCTACAAAGTTGAAAGCTCAAAGGAAGAAAGATATATTTCAGATGATAGAGCAAAGTGACTTTTAAGCTTTAACGTTGGCTCAAAtcagggagtgtgtgtgtgtgggagtctGGGTGTGGAGTGCTCAGGCGTGAGTTGTAGCGGATAGCAGCtcttgtatgaatgtgctttcTGTTTCCGCTTGTGGGAATAATGCGAATGAAGAATAAAGAATGTCATCCTTGACCACATGCAAGGGAATTACATTATTAATGCATGCAATTTAATACCACTTCATAACTAgggctgcagccataaaatatttttagacttgATTATTCCATCGAGTAATcggataacattttattttgcataaaaatgtttttcaaaatcatttcttcctattattgttgtttatctgGTAGTTTAATGACTAAATTTAAAACTAAATAAGTAATATCACAAGTGAGGGACTGAAGTAATCACCAACCTTTttaaaactgagagctacttcttgggtactgatgaATGTAAAGGGCTACTAGTTTTGTAAAGACTTCTAAGGCTGGTTCAGGTTCAACGGGGGCGATTCTAGGATCAAAGGTTTAAGGTtgctgggattcattttagAGGTGCTTaagcacccccaaaaatgggtTGCAAATGAATTGCAGTCAATAAGCTATTAAGTACCACCAATTGTCTTTAATATTATCACATGTACATGACAATTAACTTCTCTCAAtccaattcaaacagaggacagCGGTATATTCTGGCCTTACTTAtgattaaatgcagcaaaaattaGGACTGGTAATTATAATAGTCTGTTGGTATTGAGTGGTTGAAGTTAAGAAATGCGCCATAATGTGCCTGGTTTAAGCCAGGCATTTACACTATATCATTGGAAGACAGCGTATTGCTCTGCATAGGTAGAGCGATCAGAGCCCAGTCAGGGAGGGGTGAAAGTTATGTTACAACCAAATACTGAGGTTAGAAACTTCCCAAGGTTtgttaaaaacatacaatttcaactttttgttttgttttgtttcaatctCTCAAATTTTAGGTGTACTGGGATTTATTAGGCATTCCCCAAAATGTGCGAGAAACACCTGAGTTCAGGTGTAATTGACatgaaataaaattcattgataatctgttccctcagtttcgtaatccgttccctcagtttagtaaactgtaccctcagtttaataaactgtaccctcagtttagtaatccgttccctcagtttagcaaatgtctggggctccgtatacctacgtatatctgtcaagtgaagtaaattctatttgtatgttatattcATACTCGTGTGAATCCTGTGTATAAATTGTCATGTCGTGATATATCCTACATCccattttttcaactgaaaggcAATATTGCTGTAGTTCGAGGGGGTTGATCATTATATAGCAGTACTAGCAGTACTGGCTACAATTAGCCTGCGGGTTTCCTAAACACagtactaaattgagggtatggattactaaactgagggtacagattactaaattgagggtacggaTTGCTAAATTGAgtgtacagtttactaaactgagggtacagattactaaactgagtgtacagtttactaaactgagggtacagtttacgaaactgagggaacggattacgaaactgagggaacagattatcaatgaattttatttttctcataccttggcaccaggggggctccgtaaAATGCAGATGTTTGTCAATGCCTTATTTTCATTAATCACatagataatcagtctgctttcatggaggactacagaaaccagagaatatttactgttgagaggctgaaaacagaggatttggacaatttaaagttaaaCAAGAGCTTGAACCGATTCATCAAAtgcattcatatatatatacatacatacacagatACATattcagtgggtacggaaagtaatcagacccccttaaatttttcattgttatattgcagcaattttttttttttttttttgtcaatgtctttctgtctccaaagtgttctgtaaattgactgtctgttgtcgtactagagtggctccaactaccggagacaaattccttgtgtgtttttggacatacttggcaaataaagatgattctgatttgctaaactcatttaattgatttttttccgaaatatacacacagcaccccatattgacagaaaaaaaatggaattgttgacattcttgctgatttattaaaaatatatatatatcacacagccaaaagtattcagaccctttgctgtgacactcatttaactcgggtgctctccatttcttctgatcatccttgagatggttctacaccttcattggcgtccagctgtgtttgattatactgattggacttgattaggaaagccacacacctgtcgatataagaccttacagttcacagtgcatgtcagtgaATCATGAGGTCAACGGCCTCAGAgacctcagagacagaattgtggcaaggcacagatatggacaaagttaaaaaaaaaatctgcacttAAGCTTCCTAAGAGCAAAGTGACctacataatccttaaatggaagaggtTTGGGACGACCACAACCCTCCCttgagctggctgtccggccaaactgagcaatcggagagaagagccttggtgagagacgtaaagaagaacccaaagatcactgtggctgagctccagcgaTGCAGTCGGCAGATGGAagaaggttctagaaagtcaaccatcactgcagccctccaccagtcagggctttatggcagagtggcccgacggaagcctctcctcagtgcaagacacatgaaagccctcatggagattgctaaaaaaaaaaaaaaataaacacctgaaggactccaagatggtgagaaataagattctctggtctgatgagaccaagatataactttttggccttaattctaagtggtatgtgtggagaaaaccaggcacctgtcaatacagtcccaacagtaaagcatgatgctgccacagctaaaataatgaagaagtggcttcagaacaactccgtgactgttcttgaatggcccagccacagccctgacttaaaccctattgagcatctctggagatacctgaaaatggccgtccaccaacgttcaccatccaacctgacagaactggagaggatctgcaaggaggaatggcagaggatcgtcaaatccaggtgtgaaaaacataattcccaaaaagactacATTAGCTCAAAacggtgcttctactaaatactcagcaaagggtctgaatatgtgttatttcagtttttcttttttaataaatctgcaaaaatttgaacaattatttttttttctgtcaaaatggagtgctgtgtgtacattaatgtgggaaaaatgaacttaaatgattttagcaaatggctgcaatatataaaaaagtgaaatatttaagggagtctgaatactttccgtacctactgtatatacacacacacacacacacacatatatatatatatatatatatatatatatatatatatatatatatatatatatatatatatatattatatatatatatataatatatatatatatatatatatatatatatatatatatatatatatatatatatatattatatatatatatataatatatatatatatatatatatatatatatatatatatatatatatatatatatacacaaccccaattccaatgaagttgggacgttgtgttaaacaaataaaaacagaatacaatgatttgcaaatcatgttcaacccatatttaattgaatacactacaaagacaagatatttaatgttcaaactgataaactttactgttttcagcaaataatcattaacttagaattttatggctgcaacacgttccaaaaaagctgggacaggtggagaAAAAagtctgagaaagttgaggaatgctcatcaaacacctgtttggaacatcccacaggtgaaaaggctaattgggaacaggtgggtggcatgattgggtataaaaggagcttccctgaattgctcagtcattcacaagcaaaggtggggcgaggttcacctctttgagaacaagtgcgtgagaaaatagtcgaacagtttaaggacaatgctcctcaacgtataattgcaaggaatttggggatttcagcaaaaggttcagagaatctggagaaatcgctgcatgtaagcggcaaggccgaaaacaaacattgaatgcccgtgacctacaatccctcaggcgacactgcatcaaaaaccgacatcaatgtgtaaaggatatcaccacatgggctcaggaacacttacgaaaaccaatgtcagtaaatacagttcggagCTCCATCCGTAACTGCAAattgaaactactatgcaaagcaaaagccatttatcaacaacacccagaaacgccgccggcttctctgggcccgagctcatctaaaatggattgatgcaaactggaaaagtgttctgtggtccgacaagtccacatttcaaattgtttttggaaattgtggacgtcgtgtcccctagggcaaagaggaaaagaatcgTCCGGACTGttttggacacaaagttcaaaagccagcatccgggatggtatggggctgtgtttgtgccaatggcatgggtgacttacacatgtgtgaaggcaccattaatgcttaaaaggtacatacaggttttagagaaacatgctgccatcaaagcaacatctttttcatggacgcccttgcttatttcagcaagacaatgccaaaccacattttgcacattacaacagcgtggcttcgtcgtaaaagagtgtgggtactagactggcctgcctgcagctccatacctgtctcccattgaaaatgtgtggcgcattatgaagcgtaaaatacgacaatggagaccccggactgttgaacagctgaagctgtacatcaagcaagaatgggaaataattccacctagaaagcttcaacaattagtgtcctcagttccaaaacgtttattgaatgttgctaaaagaaaaggtgatgtaacagtggtaaacaacacaattccactgtatatataaatccCAAACACACCTCAAAGATGACCATTGCCTCGCTAAAGAAGCTGTGGGTAAAGGTGATTGACTGGCCAAGCATATTTACAGAGTAGACCTAAACCCGATTGAGTGTGCTCTAAATGGAAGGTGGGGGAGGAATAAAGGGTATAATATCCACCAGCTCTATGATGTCATTTAGGTATGGAAGAGAAGTTCTGTTGAACTTCATGGTCAAGAGGGTTTAGGCAGTGCTGGAAAAGAACATTTCTTTCATTTGGGGTTGTACTCACTTTTGGTTGCCAGCATTGTTGTTTTGAAAgggacagtaaatttacactttttcaagctgtacactgactacattgcagcaaagtgtcatttcttctcTGTTGTCCCATAAcatgtttacaaatgtttacaaaaaaatttttagtTGTGCCCTGACTTTTGTATGATACGATATATCCTTGCAATAATGCATGTGTGTAATCTGGCGGTCTGTGGTATGCAAGCTAAATTTCCCCTTAagtacaacaaaaatgtttatcaaGCTATTAGACCAAGGACTCATAGGTGCATCCACACCAAGATCATTACTGTTCGATTATGAGACAACACAGACTCCTTCTAAATTAGCACATTAAGATAAGAAAACATTACAATGAGTTTCTCAGCAAGTTAAATGGAAACGAAAGAATGTGTTTTTACCAaccatttatttgaaatatttttccaacaaATAGTTTTCCAGTAAAACATAtgtatgaaacaaaaatgtatattaagGTTTTCAGCCTCAATTTAATTTTCTTCTGTCGATTGGAATGGCCCATCAGCGGTTTTAGAGTTCCTGTTCTGGAACATCCCCACTCCCTCCGTCGGCTAGAGGGAAGGTAACTTGGAAGGAGAGGATTGGGTAAAGGTGTAAAAGGAACCAAGGTATGAGTGTCTCCAGATTTACATGGCAAACAGAATAAGGAATGCCACCATCAGACAGAAGAGCCCCATAGCCTCAGATAGAGCAAAGCCCAGGATGGCGTAGGAGAAGAGTTGCTGCTTTAAGGAGGGGTTCCTGCAGAGAACAGAGGAGATTTGTGTCAGGTTTACATTAACAAAATTATGTTTATGCTaatattcatatactgtataagggTTTGGCCTCCATCTTCAAACCATTTTCTTGCATCTTCATTCACCTTTAATATGAagcatttgaaaatgttggCCAGACCGGTTAATAAatcaggtgggggggggggtccacaaTTTTACCTGATTTCTCATTTAGTAACTTAGGTGTACATTTTGTGAAAGAGGGAtggcaataaaaaacaaactttgTTCAGTCACATCAATTTAAAAccattgtgcagatgatgtggctCATTGTGACAAGAGTTGAAGAACGAGTTAAATCAAATGTTTACtcttcacacaaaaacaatacaaataaaacggGCTCAATCAGTCTATatccaggggtcaccaaccatTATGAAACCAAGAGCTActtttgggtactgattaatgcaaagggcttCTGTTTCATACACTTTAGAAAAACATTTCCTCAAATTACAATTTATGTTAGGGACGCACAATAACTGTTTTTTGCCACCAAGAACTTGCTGCTTCTCCAAATCAAtaccaatatatttttttaatggtttagaTTAGGGGTCTTCAACGATTTCCAGGCCAAGGACCCCCTAAATTGATGGAAAGCTAGAGCGGGGACCCCCCACTTTTGTATATTGtacaaaattgtgttttatatcAAACTGGTCACATAATAGAATGTCTTTATTCATATAAAAGTATAGTAATATTAGGGGTTCATGGGCCAATTTGAAGAATAACATCATATTGATAAATATGATAACATTAAAAATAgctcaattaaaacaaattaaatccaAGAATGAACAGGAAAATCCAATGAAGCAAGATCCGTACTTCGCTGTGGTGCAGTGAACAAATCAAGCACTCTATTGAAAACACCCAATTGTAAACATACATTGAGCTGAGACATCTGGGTGCACGAAATCCCTCCTTGCTCCTTTCTGTAAAATACAGCCGATCGTAAACATGCATTGAGCTGAGAGGGAGCACACTGTAAACATGGCATCGAAGGTGTGGGATTTCTTAGTTTCAAAGGAAGACATTTCCTTGCATTTGCAGCAAATGTTCTGAAAACATTCCACGAGGAGGGAAGAAATGATCTAGCTTCAACACATCAAATCTTATCAGCcacttaaaggtgccatattttggctattatagacatccatccatcaattttctgagccgctttctcctcactagggtcacgggcgtgcaggagcctatcccagctgtcatcgggcaggaggcggggtacaccctgaactggttgccagccaatcgcagggcacataaaaacaaacaaacattcgcactcacagtcacacctaagggcaatttagtctccaattaatgcatgtttttgggatgtgggaggaaaccggagtgcccggagaaaacccacgcaggcacagggagaacatgcaaactccacacaggcgggaccggggattgaacccgggtcctcagaactgtgaggctgacactctaaccagtcgtccaccgtgccgcttattttagacatttacacacaaactcTCCAACATCTACTTTAActtattaaaacttttttttttgtttttttttttttaaaaaaaggtactttttgttttaagaaCATCTTTGTTTGGTCTCCACTCCACAGTATCCACTCCTGGGGAAGAGGGCTATGGGCATTCTGCTTCCTTTTGCAACTTTGTACCCATGTGAGACTGGCTTCGCTGCTGTTGCTGCACTGAAGACCAAGTACAGGTCCCAGCTAAACATTGAGCAGTAGTTGAGAGTTGCAGGATCATGCTTCaaaccccactttgaaaagCTGTGCACTGCAAAACGTACTCATTGTAGCCattaattgtgacattttttgataggggaaaaaaagaagaaacagaaaaaccataatttgattcatttttctttttttgtaagagTTTTCGATATTGTTATATATAAATTGGGAAAAAGTTAcatattcatgatttttttatttttttctatttcatggAAAGTGATGCACTTTATTTTCTGTTACAGACTGAAaacaacattacaaaaatgtattcttcaTTGAAAGTTGAGCTATACTCGTTTCTTTTGAACTTCAATGTTTATCAGGATTAGATGAGATTATCatttatataaaatgttataTAGAGGTGTATAGAGGGCCGTGGGTGGGGGGGTccgcaaattatttttttcttcctaaggGGGTCGTAACAGACAACAATTGAGAAGGACtgctctacacgaacgactgcacctcacgcacccggctgtcaaactcctgaagtttgcagacgacaccacagtcatcagcctcatcaaagactgtgacgagtctccgtatcgacaggaagtggagcggctggagctgtggtgcggcagacacaacctggagctgaacacgctcaagactgtagagatgatcgtggacttcaggaggcatccttcaccacagctgcccctcacgctgtccaactgccctgtgtcaactgtcgagaccttcaagttcctgggaattacagtctctcaggacctgaagtgggagatcaacatgaactccatcctcaaaaaggcccagcagaggatgcgctttctgcggcttctgaggaagcacagcctgccacaggagctgttgaggcagtcctacacagcagtcatcgaatcagtcctgtgttcttccatcacagtttggtttcgtgctgctacaaaaaaggagaaACTCAGACTGAAACGGACAATCacaactgctgaaaagattgtcggtaccccccaaaccacccttgaggacttgcccgctgccagaactaagacaagagcatgcaaaaatcctctttggccctccacatcctggtcactgcctcttccagctccttccctcaggtaggcgctaccgatcaatgcaaattaaaacaagcagacattcatACAGCTTCCTCccccttgccattaacttcttaaacagtgaacttccaattccattgcaacatgctgccaattttgtcacatctctgtcgggccaattatacattactcgggCACTCACTGGAATAGTCtcaccacactgcactattttcatatctgttgttgaccaatactcaTGTTGTTTACTCATGTGCccgagtagcatctgcaacatttgcacaatcgacattgtcccagattatcacactaccggtcactttaaactgcacatTACCTGAAGtatgcgccctttgcacaatggtcgttACACCAGACCaatgttctattagtcatttcaaactgctctaattgctagaggactctgcatctttttgcactttgtcataaaaaaatattgtactggcattaccacattactagtaaccttttattgcgcagtgactctttttttatgtctcaaaagtagtctctgtcaattgactgtctgttgtcgtactagagcggctccaactaccggagacaaattccttgtttttgacatacttggcaaataaagattctaATAAACCACTTGGAGCCACCCTTTTGTACTTCTGACTCGCCTATATTTTTTAGATGTATATTTGCCAGCAAAATACGTGATAACCACACTCTTGCGTACACTGATAGATGGAGATAAAGACATAAGCTTGACTACTGATTTACAAACGTGCTGTTAGCTTGCTCGGTCTGATAGTGGTACATCTAGAAGGGGATCAATGTTATTGTCAATTTCAAGCACCTGCATGTTCAGTCATAGGTCTATGTCTCGTGTGCTCATTTGTATGTACACACTGTTTGACATTCATGTTATATTATGCACTTAACTATGGCTGAAGTTTACATTTGATAAGCCATTGAAAACGAagtatttcctttttaaaaaaaaaaaaaaaaaagggggcgtTGGAGATGAAAAAATAAGCATATGCAATGAAGCTGACAGACCTACTGAGGAACCAAGTTAATAATCTTAAATAAGTTGATTGCATATCAAAAAGAACGGAGTTCCGACAACAATAGCAAAGATGC
This Phycodurus eques isolate BA_2022a chromosome 16, UOR_Pequ_1.1, whole genome shotgun sequence DNA region includes the following protein-coding sequences:
- the ube2z gene encoding ubiquitin-conjugating enzyme E2 Z isoform X3 → MADSIGDASTGDTLGSGVTGQSGGSSPQTLANSLTGAPLIPNTVSAFEGDQSGLSPEGSPMDGLAATQTNFWNAFGVSPPVVSVSTNVHTSSPLQGAGQGVAGVAEPDPLTQVYAASWDPTRSTDWDNEKTSQPAILRIKRDIMSIYKEPPPGMFVVPDPQDMTKIHALITGPFDTPYEGGFFLFLFRCPPDYPIHPPRVKLITTGQNTVRFNPNFYRNGKVCLSILGTWTGPAWSPAQSISSVLISIQSLMTEKPYHNEPGFEQDPFGEKRGRFDYQRLQARLGAIHRRIREKRVMSDPNDDSDSETSSSETDPDSQGSIQP